The genomic region gaatcgacggatgtaataaaatcaggaatagtgcttccgaaaagagaaactagcctcccaatattagatcctgtcgttgccatagaaacgttattcgatttagaaagagaaggcatagaacctatagtacttcatagcgacgcaatttccgtgttaattcgtcattgtgggggatcgacggatgccataaagaaggaatagtacatccaaaaagagatactcgcctccaaatataagatcctgtcgttgccatagaaacgttactcgatttagaaagagaaggcatagagcctataatatttcatagcgacgcaatgtctgtgtaattcgtcattgtgagggatcaacggatgcaataaagaaggaatagttcatccgaaaagagatactcgcctcccaatataagatcctgtcattgccttagaaacgttcctcaatttagaaagataatgcatagaacctatagtatttcatagcgacgcaatttctgtgttaattccatattgtgagggatcgacagacgcaataaaaaaggaatagttcatccgaaaggagatactcgcctcccaataggagatccttttgttgccatagaagcgttcctataattagaaagagaaggcgtagtacctatagtatttcatagcgacacaatttatgtgttaattcgtcaatgtgaatgatggagggatgcaataaagaaggaatagtgcatccggaaagagatactcgcctctcaatataagatcctgtcgttgccatagaaactttcctcgatttaaaagagaaaggcatagaaactatagtatttcatagcgacgcaatttctgtgttaattcgtcattgtgagggatcgacgaatgcaataaagaaggaatagtgcatccgaaaagatatactcgattcccattataagatcctgtcgttgccatagatacgttcctcgatttagaaagagaaggcataaaacccatagtatttcaaagcgacgcaatttttgtgttaattcgtcattgtgaggaatcgacggatgcaataaagaaggaatagtgtatccaaaaAGAGAAACTAGCCtctcaatattagatcctgtcgttgccatagaaacgttcctcgatttagaaagagaaggcatagaacatatagtatttcatagcgacgctatttctgtgttaattcgtcattgtgagggattgacggatgcaataaagaaggaatagtgcatccgaaaacagatactcgccctccaataaaagatcctgtcattgccatagaaacgttcctcgatttagaaagagaaggcatagaacctatagcatttcatagccacgcaatttctgtgttaattcgtcattgtgagggattgacggatgcaataaagtaggaatagtgcatccgaaaagagattctcgcgtcccaatagaagatcctgtcgttgccatagaaccgttcctcgatttggaaagtgaagtcatagaacctacagtatttcatagcgacggaatttctgtgttaattccatattgtgagggatcgacggatgcaataaagaaggaatccttcatccgaaaaaagatactcgcctcccaatataagatcctgtcgttgccatagaaacgttcctcgatttagaaagagaaggcatagaacctatagtatttcatagcgacgcaatttctgtgttaattccatatgcaagaaagaaggaaaagtgcacccgaaaagagatactcgcctcccaatagaagatcctgtcgttgccatagaaacgttcctcgatttagaaagagaaggcgtattacccatagtatttcatagcggcgcgatttgtgggttaattcgtcattgtgaatgatcgacggatgcagtaaagaaggaatagtgcatccgaaaagagatacgcgctccaatataagatcctgtcgtttccatagaaacgtacctcgatttagaaagagaatgcatagaaactatagtattttatagcgacgcaatttctgtgttaattccgtattgtgagggatcgacggatgcaataaagaaggaaaagtgcatccataagagatactcgcctcccaatagaagatatgtcgttgccatagaaacgttcctcgatttagaaagagggcatataacctatagtatttcattgcgacgcaatttctgtgttaacacttaaatgcatgattttttatttcaagctgtaaaaattaccatgtttagtttatagtgcctacatttcgaaaaaaaatactgaaaaatttcttaaattaaattaacaaagcactgttgttgaaaatcgctttgtagctgatcagctacatttTGAGTTAACACCTTACGAGCCACAATAAATGTGCTTATTTTGCTCCCTCAATTTTGACCAAATCTCTCGTAATTTAATTGTTGATTATGATTAAATACTTTGTATAGGAAGAGGAAAAAtactaaaataataaataggacattaatgttgtaaatattgagaatttattgtatattttatacactTTTATATATGAACATTAAGGTATCTAGTTCCAACAGGTTTGTACCCAAGCATGTGATAATCActttatatgaaaagtttgaaaacagttcTTTTGTTTGTGCAAACACATTGCAACTGCACATTTATTACACTGAACCCAAAAAAAATCCCTTGCATCCTGGCATTTTGCACCTCTGTCTCTCTTGCAAGTACGAAGGCAGGTGACCTACTTGATCCAGCCTTACATCTTGTGGAGGTACATGTGCTGTGGGCCCCTTTGTCTTCTTAGCTTGTATTTGGTTTTCGAGTTCACTACTTGGCCTTCCACGTTTTGCTGAAGTTTGACCTGAGCGACACAAACAGTGAGCAATTTCCATTCGAAATTCGGAGAGTTTCATAGTTCTCCTAATCCCTTTGGTTTCTGCTACTCTCCTATACAACAGCCAGGAATTGACTACTCCCATGTCCAGGAGATGGTAAAACAATCTTATATACCATTTTCGACTTTTCACAAGAATTTTATGTCGACCCATTATGCTGTCAAGAAGGTCAACACCTCCCATATGTTTATTGTAGAGCTTAATTATTTGTGGACAAGGTATTGTTATTCTTGACTTTGTTTTTTTGTCATACCTCCCTGCTTCATGAATAGGCTGCTGTCCAGCAAGTGTAGAAAGCAACATCACACTCTTGTTATCTTTCCACACTACATTTGATATGTCGACACCATCCACTGTTGCGACGCGCTCTACTGATGCACCTCGTGCCATTTTCTTTAGCTCAGCTTCTGAAGGGAGCTTGCAGTCCGGCACTCTGTTTCTTCTGACTGTCCCAAGTGAGTAAATTCCTTGTTTATGTAACCATATAAGCAGTGGCAGACTTGTGTAATAATTGTCACAGTACAGTTTGTGGTTCATATTTCTTGGTAGTATCCTACTGAGTCGAACTACAACATTTGCACTTGCTCCCAAGTCTTCCCCCCCAGTCACTCTTTTTTCTGGTTCATTTTCATCTCCAGTGAAAATCTCAAAATCGTAGGCATAACCAGATATGCcactaataacaaataatttgtatCTATATTTATGAGGCTTGTTGGCATGTATTGTTTCAAATAACTTCTAGCCTTTGTTGAACATATCTGTTCATCAACAGAAACACACTCCTCAACAGGTATTGTTTGAAACCGAGATCTCATCAATTCTATTATGGGTCTCATCTTGAAGAGTCTATCATGACCTTTTTCACCCCTGGGTATCATTGCACtgttgtcattgaagtgaagaaacttacgtatttgctcatactgattcactgtcattgttgtcttgatcagatgagtaccagtaacttctccccagtaatccctcgtattaggtacatgaactattgacattacgaaacagatgcctataaatttttGTATGTCATCACAGGATAAATCTATTGGTCTATCAGGATTACACTGCACACTGTATCTATGAGACTCTTAGACAATTAGATCAAACAATTTAGATGGAAATATATGTTTGAAGAATTGGTATGGAgtatttaagtttattacttcttctggtaacgaagtattgccatgaaattttgactgcagttcgggaataatcaactgtttatctttccaaaccacactcctgctgtttttggtaacatttttgctgctgcatggCAGTTTCAGAGCATTATCAGACAACTGTGACGTCGATTCCTTCATTATAACATCAGATTGTCTTGTTCCAGAAACATCTTCAGTCCTACTTACTGGTACTTGACTTTCTTCGTCACTACTGTCACTATCACAATCAACa from Schistocerca cancellata isolate TAMUIC-IGC-003103 chromosome 7, iqSchCanc2.1, whole genome shotgun sequence harbors:
- the LOC126092944 gene encoding piggyBac transposable element-derived protein 2-like — encoded protein: MSIVHVPNTRDYWGEVTGTHLIKTTMTVNQYEQIRKFLHFNDNSAMIPRGEKGHDRLFKMRPIIELMRSRFQTIPVEDGISGYAYDFEIFTGDENEPEKRVTGGEDLGASANVVVRLSRILPRNMNHKLYCDNYYTSLPLLIWLHKQGIYSLGTVRRNRVPDCKLPSEAELKKMARGASVERVATVDGVDISNVVWKDNKSVMLLSTLAGQQPIHEAGRYDKKTKSRITIPCPQIIKLYNKHMGGVDLLDSIMGRHKILVKSRKWYIRLFYHLLDMGVVNSWLLYRRVAETKGIRRTMKLSEFRMEIAHCLCRSGQTSAKRGRPSSELENQIQAKKTKGPTAHVPPQDVRLDQVGHLPSYLQERQRCKMPGCKGFFLGSV